A segment of the Candidatus Methylomirabilis sp. genome:
TCTCGTCGAGGTAGGCCAGGAGCTTCTCCGGGGTCCCGTACTTCGCGACGATCTCCTCGGGGGTCTCCCGCCGCTGTTGCATCAGAAACTCGACGAAGCCGGGGGTGTAGGAGTGGTAGTAGGCCATGTGCATGTGAAAATCTACGACGGGCATGACGTTCCTCCTCGGGGGGCATCCGCCGGGCGTCCGAGCCCCCTTACAGGGCGAGGTGGCGGCTCACGACCTCCTCCTGTCGCAGCGCGTCGGTCGGGCCCTCCAGGCGGATCCGGCCTTTCTCGATGACGTATCCCCGGCGGGCCAGGTCCAGGGCGAATGGAAGGTTCTGCTCGGCGAGGAGGACGGCCAGGCCCCGCCCCGCGACCTCCCGCAGCAGCTCCCCCAGGCGCCGGACCAGGAGGGGGGCCAGGCCCTCGGATGGCTCATCGCACAGGAGCAGGAGCGGGTTGCTCATCAGGGCGCGCCCGATGGCCAGCATCTGCTGCTCGCCGCCGCTCAGGTGGCGACCCAGGCGGAACCGGAGGGGCGTGAGTTCCGGGAAGAGGCGGTAGACCTCCGGCTTCGTCCAGGGGCCGGCCCGGCCGCTCTGGGCGACGCCCAGGTTGTCGTCCACGCTGAGCCCGGGGAAGATCCGCCGCGCCTGATCCACGTAGCCCACCCCCAGCCGGGCGACCCGGTACGGGTGCACCCCGGCGATCTCGCGGCCCAGGAACCGGATCCCGCCCCGCCGCGGCGGCGTCAGGCCGATGATGCTCCTGAGCGTAGTCGTCTTCCCCGCGCCGTTGCGCCCGAGAAGGCACACCACCTCCCCCTCCCGCACGGTCAGGCTCACCCCTTGCAGGACGTGGCTTGTTCCGTAGAAGGCATGGACCTCTTCAACCTCGAGCACCAGGCTCTCCCAGGTAAGCCTTCCGCACGCCCGCGTCCTCCCGGACGGCCGCCGGCGGTCCGTCCGCGATGATCCGCCCCTGGTGCATCACCACGATCCGCTCGGCCAGGGCGAACACCACGCGCATGTCGTGCTCCACCAGGAGCACCGTGAGACCGTCGCGGCGCGCCAGCCGCTGCATCAGCCCGACCATCGCCGCCGTCTCCTCCGGCCCCATCCCGGCCGTGGGCTCGTCGAGGAGCAGGAGGCGCGGCCGCGCCGCCAGCGCCAGCCCGATTTCCACGGCGCGCTGGTCGGCGTGGGAGAGGGTCCCGCACGGATGGTGCCCATGCCTCTCGAGGCCCAGCTCCTGGAGCAGCCGCTCGGCTTCCTCCTGGGCCGCGCGCGCCCGGGCGCGCGACGGGAGGATTCGCCCCGTGAGCCCCCTCTGGCTGAGCACTGCCACCCGGACGCTGTCGAGGACGGACAGTCCCGGGAAGAGGTTCGTGACCTGGAAGGACCGCCCGATCCCCCGCCGGACGACCGCGTGCGGCGGCAAGCCGGTGATGTCGTCGCCCTGAATCCGGACGCGCCCTGCGGTGGGCCGGAGCTTCCCGGTGACCACGTTGAAGAAAGTCGTCTTCCCGGCGCCGTTGGGCCCGATGATCGCCGTCAGCTCGCCCGCGCGGACGGTCAGGTCCACGTGGTCAACGGCCACCATACGGCCGAACGCCTTCGTCAAGCCGCTCGTCTCGAGGAACGCCATCGGTTGCGACCCGGCGGAGGCGCGCCGCCCACCATCCTTGCGCCGCCCCCGCGATCCCGCCCCGGAAGAAGAGGACCAGGGCAATGACGACCCCGCCCATCACCAGCATCCAGTAGTCCACCAGGTACGAGGAGATGAGGTCCCGCAGCCAGAGGTACACCACGACGCCCACCAGGGGTCCCAGGAAGACCTTGATCCCTCCGAGGAGGCTCATCAGGACCGGCTCGGCCGACTTCGTCCAGAACAGGAGCTCGGGGGAGGCGGTCCGGCCAAAGGGGGCCACGAGGGCCCCGGCTAGGCCGGCGAAGGCCGCCGAGAGGACGAAGGCGGCCAGCCGGTACCGGCGGAGCGGGATGCCGATGAACGCCGCCCGCTCCGGGTTCTCTCGGATGGCCCGGAGCGCCTCGCCGAAGGGGGAGGTGACCACCGTCCACAGGACGAGGACGGCTCCGAAGACCACCACCGCGACCAGACCGTAGAAGGCCGCGGGGGATTCCAGATCGACGGTCGCCCCGAAGAGGCGCAGCGGCGGGCGCGGGACCCCCAGGATCCCGTCGCTTCCTCCCGTCACCTCCGTCCACTGCCAGGCGATGGCGAAGAGCATCTGGGAGAAAGCGAGCGTGAGCATGGCGAAGTAGATCTCATCCAGCCGGACGCAGAAGTATCCGATCAGAAGCCCGGTGAGCGCCGCCGCCCCCATGCCCAGGATCAGAGCGCCGGGGAGGCCGGTCCAGCCGTGGATGAGGGCGAGGGCCGCCACGTAGCCTCCCACCCCGTAGTAGGCCGAGTGGCCGAAGGAGAGGAGGCCGGTGATGCCGAACAGGAGATTGAAGGCCAGGGCGTACAGGGAGAAAATCAGGATCTCCGTGACGAAGAGGAGGCGGAAGGGGGAGGCCAGGAGCGGGACGAGCGCGAGCGCGCCCGCCGAGAGGAAGAGGCCCAGCGCAGCCCTGCGGGCCGGGGGCATGGCCCTAGCCCTCCCGGGGCCCGAACAGGCCCTGGGGGCGGACGATCAGGACCGCGGCCATCACCATGTAGATGAAGGCCATCTGGAACCGCGGGATCAGCAGGATCCCGAAGGAGTCCAGCATCCCGACGAGCAGCGAGCCGACCAGGGCCCCCGGCACGCTCCCGAGGCCGCCGATGACGACCACCGCGAAGGCCTCCACGATGTACTGATGGTCCACGTCCAGGTGGATGTTCATCATCGGGCCGTGGAAGACGCCGAGCAGAGCCGCCAGCGCTGTCCCGGCGGCGCAGACCGCCGTGTAGATCCCCGGGACGTTGATGCCCATCGCGCTGGCCATCTCCCGGTCGGCTGCCGCGGCCTGAATCCGCTTCCCGAACTGCGTGTGGTGGAGGAAGACCCAGAGGCCTACGGCCACCACGGCAATAATCGCGATGTAGAAGAGGTTATAGAGGGGGTAGTCCCGGCCCAGGACGGAGGTGGCTCCCCGCAGGGCGGGGGGCTCGGCGATCGTCCGCGAGGCGGTTCCCCAGGTGAGCTTGATGAGGTCCTTGATGACCAGGATCACGCCGAACGTCAGCAGGAGCTGGTAGGGGACCGGGACATCGTACACCCGTCGCAGGAGCGCGCGCTCCAGGGCCGCCCCCACCAGGGCCATCACTGCCGGGACCAGAACGAGCGCCAGCCAGAAGCTCCCGGTGGAGGTGATCACCTGGGCGGCGAGGTAGGCAGCGAGCATGAAGAGGGCGGCGTGCGCGAAGTTCAGGATCCGCAGGACACCGAAGATGAGCGTGAGCCCCGAGGCCAGCAGGAAAAGGCAGGAGGCCTGGACCAACCCGTTGAGCACGTAGGCCACGAAGGAGTCGGCACGCATCATCGCGATGTCCTCGGCGATGCTCATGCGAAGAAACCAAGGGGCTCCCCTGCGGGAGCCCCTGTGGGCGGTCGCGGTGCCGCGGGCACCGTCAGCTCTTGATGATGTACTGCATCCACGGCGGCGTCCCGCCCTCCTTCCGCCGCTTCAGCACCTGGTCGAGGGGCTCGGCGACCTCCTCGCCCTTTGCCAGGACGATATCGCCCACCCGGCTCTCGATGGGGATCAGGCCCGGGGCGTCCTGCGTCTTCCCCCAGGGGACGTCGGTGATGACCTGGTGGTCCTCCTTCCGGATCACCTTCCGGTAGGAGGGGGAGTCCT
Coding sequences within it:
- a CDS encoding ABC transporter ATP-binding protein, with the translated sequence MLEVEEVHAFYGTSHVLQGVSLTVREGEVVCLLGRNGAGKTTTLRSIIGLTPPRRGGIRFLGREIAGVHPYRVARLGVGYVDQARRIFPGLSVDDNLGVAQSGRAGPWTKPEVYRLFPELTPLRFRLGRHLSGGEQQMLAIGRALMSNPLLLLCDEPSEGLAPLLVRRLGELLREVAGRGLAVLLAEQNLPFALDLARRGYVIEKGRIRLEGPTDALRQEEVVSRHLAL
- a CDS encoding ABC transporter ATP-binding protein; protein product: MAFLETSGLTKAFGRMVAVDHVDLTVRAGELTAIIGPNGAGKTTFFNVVTGKLRPTAGRVRIQGDDITGLPPHAVVRRGIGRSFQVTNLFPGLSVLDSVRVAVLSQRGLTGRILPSRARARAAQEEAERLLQELGLERHGHHPCGTLSHADQRAVEIGLALAARPRLLLLDEPTAGMGPEETAAMVGLMQRLARRDGLTVLLVEHDMRVVFALAERIVVMHQGRIIADGPPAAVREDAGVRKAYLGEPGARG
- a CDS encoding branched-chain amino acid ABC transporter permease, with protein sequence MPPARRAALGLFLSAGALALVPLLASPFRLLFVTEILIFSLYALAFNLLFGITGLLSFGHSAYYGVGGYVAALALIHGWTGLPGALILGMGAAALTGLLIGYFCVRLDEIYFAMLTLAFSQMLFAIAWQWTEVTGGSDGILGVPRPPLRLFGATVDLESPAAFYGLVAVVVFGAVLVLWTVVTSPFGEALRAIRENPERAAFIGIPLRRYRLAAFVLSAAFAGLAGALVAPFGRTASPELLFWTKSAEPVLMSLLGGIKVFLGPLVGVVVYLWLRDLISSYLVDYWMLVMGGVVIALVLFFRGGIAGAAQGWWAARLRRVATDGVPRDERLDEGVRPYGGR
- a CDS encoding branched-chain amino acid ABC transporter permease, translating into MSIAEDIAMMRADSFVAYVLNGLVQASCLFLLASGLTLIFGVLRILNFAHAALFMLAAYLAAQVITSTGSFWLALVLVPAVMALVGAALERALLRRVYDVPVPYQLLLTFGVILVIKDLIKLTWGTASRTIAEPPALRGATSVLGRDYPLYNLFYIAIIAVVAVGLWVFLHHTQFGKRIQAAAADREMASAMGINVPGIYTAVCAAGTALAALLGVFHGPMMNIHLDVDHQYIVEAFAVVVIGGLGSVPGALVGSLLVGMLDSFGILLIPRFQMAFIYMVMAAVLIVRPQGLFGPREG